In one window of Candidatus Binatia bacterium DNA:
- a CDS encoding ABC transporter ATP-binding protein, whose protein sequence is MKTVLELIGLSKHFYHPWTYRRMLAVEDLSFAVEEGEVFGLIGHNGAGKTTTFKMLTGLLRPTRGQILWFGRVETGLAARRMVGFAPEQPYFYDYLTVRETLDFYAHLYGLSRAERKSRIDELVERFGLGPKLDARLRTLSKGNLQRVAVAQAILHRPKLAILDEPMSGLDPVGRRSMRDLIAQLGAEGTTVLFSSHVLSDAEMLCHRVAILARGRLQEIVELNGAAQAELGYRVIVTGVPPALWQQWQRTGWQTEGSPERATLILSGTEHLQGALRELLQTTARIQSVAPVRWSLEERFLRYMPPGSVHD, encoded by the coding sequence ATGAAGACGGTACTGGAGCTCATCGGCCTTTCGAAGCACTTTTATCACCCGTGGACGTACCGACGCATGCTGGCCGTGGAGGATCTCTCCTTTGCCGTGGAAGAAGGGGAGGTTTTCGGTTTGATCGGCCACAATGGAGCGGGGAAGACCACAACCTTCAAAATGCTCACCGGTTTGCTTCGCCCCACGCGAGGTCAGATTCTCTGGTTCGGGCGTGTCGAGACCGGGCTTGCCGCTCGCCGTATGGTCGGTTTTGCGCCGGAGCAGCCCTACTTTTACGACTACTTGACGGTGCGGGAGACCTTGGACTTTTACGCGCACCTCTACGGCTTGTCGCGCGCGGAGCGCAAATCGCGGATTGACGAGCTTGTGGAGCGGTTTGGCTTGGGTCCGAAGTTAGATGCCCGGCTGCGCACGTTGTCGAAGGGAAACCTGCAGCGCGTGGCCGTCGCCCAGGCCATTTTGCACCGGCCGAAACTCGCCATTCTCGACGAGCCGATGTCGGGCCTCGATCCGGTGGGCCGCCGTTCGATGCGCGATCTGATTGCGCAATTGGGCGCGGAGGGCACAACAGTTCTCTTTTCTTCTCATGTGCTGAGCGATGCGGAAATGCTCTGCCACCGCGTGGCCATTTTGGCGCGCGGGCGGTTGCAAGAGATCGTCGAGCTCAACGGCGCCGCCCAAGCGGAATTGGGCTATCGCGTCATAGTGACGGGCGTGCCACCTGCGCTGTGGCAGCAGTGGCAGCGCACTGGTTGGCAAACCGAGGGCAGCCCGGAGCGGGCCACACTGATTCTTTCTGGAACCGAGCACTTGCAAGGGGCGTTGCGCGAGTTGCTGCAAACCACCGCGCGAATTCAATCCGTTGCGCCGGTGCGCTGGTCGCTCGAGGAACGTTTCCTCCGATATATGCCTCCTGGGTCTGTTCATGATTGA
- a CDS encoding type II secretion system F family protein, with protein MPVFRWQGISPRGEMLAGEMEAPSRDAVLIRLRSQRIQPLPDKIREKGRGLDREITIPGFSDSVTTRDIVVFTRQLATMIDAGLPIVQCLDILAAQSPNKKLRNVVRQLKEEVEAGSTFTDALRKHPKLFDDLYTNMVAAGEVGGILDSILNRLAGYMEKAAKLKAKIKGAMIYPAVIVTVAVGVTAILLIFVIPVFAELFSSFGQELPGPTQFVINLSNLTIAYFKYMVAFVVACAVALRQVYKTESGKLAIDGFLLQTPVFGELLRKTAVARFTRTLSTLVSSGVPILDALAITARTAGNKVVERAVLATRVSISEGRTIAEPLAESKVFPPMVVQMISVGESTGALDAMLNKIAEFYEEEVDNAVANLTSLMEPLIIVFLGVVIGGLVISMYLPIFKLGSVIG; from the coding sequence ATGCCGGTCTTTCGTTGGCAAGGGATTTCCCCACGAGGAGAAATGTTGGCGGGCGAGATGGAGGCGCCGTCGCGCGATGCGGTGCTCATTCGCTTGCGCTCACAGCGCATTCAACCGCTGCCGGACAAGATTCGGGAGAAGGGGCGGGGGCTGGACCGCGAGATCACCATCCCCGGCTTTTCCGACTCGGTGACGACCCGCGACATCGTGGTGTTCACGCGCCAGCTTGCCACCATGATCGATGCAGGTTTGCCCATCGTGCAGTGCCTGGACATCTTGGCAGCGCAGTCTCCCAATAAGAAGCTGCGCAACGTGGTGCGACAACTGAAGGAAGAGGTGGAGGCAGGCTCGACCTTCACGGATGCACTGCGCAAACACCCGAAATTGTTTGACGACCTCTACACGAACATGGTCGCTGCGGGCGAGGTCGGCGGGATCTTGGACAGTATCCTCAATCGCCTTGCCGGCTATATGGAAAAGGCTGCCAAGCTCAAGGCCAAAATCAAAGGGGCCATGATTTATCCCGCCGTGATTGTCACCGTGGCCGTCGGCGTCACCGCGATTTTGCTCATCTTCGTGATTCCAGTGTTCGCGGAGTTGTTTTCCAGCTTCGGCCAGGAACTCCCGGGGCCGACGCAGTTTGTCATCAACCTCAGCAACCTCACCATTGCATACTTCAAGTACATGGTGGCTTTTGTCGTGGCGTGTGCGGTGGCGTTGCGACAGGTGTACAAAACCGAGTCGGGCAAGCTGGCGATCGACGGCTTCTTGTTACAGACGCCGGTGTTCGGGGAGCTGCTCCGCAAAACCGCGGTGGCCCGCTTCACACGCACGCTGAGCACCCTTGTGTCCTCAGGTGTGCCCATCCTCGACGCACTGGCCATCACCGCACGGACCGCGGGCAACAAAGTGGTAGAGCGAGCGGTGTTGGCCACGCGGGTCAGCATCAGCGAGGGGCGTACGATCGCCGAGCCGTTGGCGGAAAGCAAGGTATTTCCACCGATGGTGGTGCAGATGATTTCCGTCGGCGAGTCCACCGGCGCACTCGACGCGATGCTGAACAAGATCGCCGAGTTTTACGAGGAAGAGGTGGATAACGCCGTTGCCAACCTTACCTCGTTGATGGAGCCGCTGATTATCGTGTTTCTCGGTGTCGTGATCGGCGGGCTCGTGATTTCGATGTACCTGCCCATCTTCAAGTTGGGCTCGGTCATTGGCTGA
- a CDS encoding sigma 54-interacting transcriptional regulator, producing the protein MDARAQERLRNRLKAALFLRVLLVSGFLGALALSFFRNQSEGYAVSTVLLLWGIALAYAVTLISAVVLLRVRQLGAFAYGQLLFDVLLVTGVVYVTGSTESPFGFLYSLVVIAAAFLVSSAGAVAMAAVSSIAYAALVGAVQLGLLYNLQARGVTTHVDLDFIVRFAITNASFFVIALLASSLTRRLQAAESLLLEREAERERLISLQEALARNIDSALVTTDLAGQVTSANPVAGELIGRAPAELIGCDLGSLFPPLRHTSSGRLSFLQSPESNPTEFRFLRDGDGERILRCSAALLRDTYQNPIGALFIFQDITGLRRLEEKLKQSAEDLIEAHMEADDGASGDGLVGTSPPMQRVREFIDKVARSDATVLLSGESGTGKELVARAIHSRSPRAGRPFVAVNCGAIPENLIESELFGHAKGAFTGAVQARAGLFRSADGGTVFLDEIGELPLPLQVKLLRVLQERTFNPVGSDAAVSVDVRIIAATNRSLEAEVAAGRFREDLYYRLNVLALSLPPLRERRQDIPLLVRRFLRQFSELHGKNVHRLSVAAAKRLQDYHYPGNIRELENIIEHAVALCDGETVHEEHLPEYLLRLQGGEPAPLADTPGIASATPLHANSAPSRLELVNGNLDDSLAAYEKSIILRALAEAGGVKKRAADLLGINYRSFRHRLYKYGLNDINDRFGLDDSETTHSASG; encoded by the coding sequence ATGGACGCGAGAGCGCAGGAGCGCCTGCGGAACCGGCTGAAAGCAGCACTCTTTCTCCGCGTGCTCTTGGTGTCGGGTTTCCTCGGCGCTCTCGCGCTGTCTTTCTTTCGCAACCAAAGCGAGGGCTATGCAGTTTCCACGGTGCTCCTCTTGTGGGGCATTGCACTCGCGTATGCGGTGACGCTGATCTCTGCGGTGGTGCTGCTGCGGGTGCGGCAGCTTGGCGCTTTTGCCTACGGCCAACTGCTGTTCGACGTGCTGTTGGTCACTGGCGTGGTTTACGTCACTGGCAGCACCGAGAGCCCGTTCGGGTTTCTCTACAGTTTGGTGGTCATCGCTGCGGCGTTCTTGGTATCGTCTGCCGGTGCGGTGGCGATGGCCGCAGTCAGCTCGATCGCCTATGCAGCATTGGTTGGGGCGGTTCAACTTGGCTTGTTGTATAACCTCCAAGCGCGCGGCGTGACCACACACGTGGACCTGGACTTCATCGTTCGCTTCGCGATCACCAATGCGAGCTTTTTTGTCATCGCCCTGTTGGCGAGTTCCCTCACAAGGCGCCTCCAGGCGGCTGAATCTCTGTTGCTCGAACGCGAAGCAGAAAGGGAGCGACTGATTTCCTTGCAGGAAGCGCTGGCGAGGAACATCGACAGTGCCTTAGTGACGACGGATCTCGCTGGCCAAGTGACGTCTGCCAACCCGGTAGCTGGGGAACTCATCGGTCGCGCTCCCGCGGAACTGATCGGGTGTGATTTAGGCAGCCTGTTCCCGCCGTTGCGCCACACCAGCAGTGGTCGTTTGAGTTTTCTGCAGTCACCGGAAAGTAACCCCACAGAGTTTCGCTTCCTCAGGGATGGCGACGGCGAGCGCATTTTGCGCTGTTCGGCAGCGTTGCTGCGCGACACCTATCAAAATCCCATCGGTGCCCTGTTTATCTTCCAGGACATCACGGGCCTCCGTCGGCTTGAAGAAAAGCTCAAGCAGAGTGCCGAAGATCTGATCGAGGCGCACATGGAAGCCGACGACGGAGCCAGCGGCGATGGCTTGGTGGGAACGAGTCCACCGATGCAACGGGTGCGTGAGTTTATCGACAAGGTGGCTCGAAGCGACGCCACAGTGCTCCTCTCCGGGGAGAGCGGCACAGGGAAGGAATTGGTGGCGCGTGCCATTCACAGCCGCAGCCCGCGCGCAGGCCGCCCGTTTGTGGCGGTGAATTGCGGGGCCATCCCGGAAAACCTCATCGAGAGCGAGCTTTTTGGCCACGCCAAGGGAGCGTTTACCGGCGCGGTGCAAGCGCGGGCAGGGCTGTTCCGTTCGGCCGACGGAGGCACGGTGTTTCTCGACGAAATCGGCGAGTTGCCGCTGCCTTTGCAAGTGAAACTCCTCCGTGTCCTGCAGGAGCGCACCTTCAACCCGGTGGGTTCGGATGCGGCCGTGAGCGTTGATGTGCGCATCATCGCGGCAACAAACCGGAGCTTGGAGGCCGAGGTGGCTGCGGGGCGTTTCCGCGAAGATTTGTACTACCGGCTCAACGTTTTAGCGTTGTCCTTGCCACCACTTCGCGAGCGGCGGCAGGACATTCCGTTGTTAGTGCGCCGCTTCCTGCGGCAGTTCTCCGAGTTGCATGGCAAAAATGTCCACCGGCTATCGGTCGCCGCTGCGAAACGGTTGCAGGATTATCACTACCCAGGCAACATCCGTGAGCTCGAAAACATCATCGAACATGCGGTCGCCCTGTGCGATGGAGAAACCGTGCACGAAGAGCACTTGCCCGAGTACCTCCTGCGCTTGCAAGGTGGAGAACCCGCCCCGCTGGCTGATACGCCCGGAATCGCAAGCGCGACGCCGCTCCATGCCAACTCTGCCCCCTCGAGGTTAGAGCTCGTAAACGGCAACTTGGACGATAGCCTTGCCGCTTACGAGAAGAGCATCATCCTGCGCGCGCTGGCTGAAGCCGGGGGCGTGAAGAAGAGGGCTGCCGACTTACTCGGCATCAACTACCGCTCTTTCCGCCACCGGCTGTACAAGTACGGGCTGAACGACATCAACGATCGCTTCGGGCTCGACGATTCCGAGACCACACATTCCGCGAGTGGATAG